ACCGGGCACGGGCGAACCGTCGAGCCCCCGTAGGACGGTCTCGAGGTCGACCGCGCGGTCGGCGAGCGCGAAGCGGACGAGCAGCGTCTCGAGCAGGAGCTGTTGCTGCCCGCTCTTGCGGATGCGCGGCTCGGCCTCGACGAGGAGCTGCAGCATGCGGACGAGGTCCGACGCGCCGAGGTGGCCCGGGTGGTCGGCCCGCGCGCGCTCTGCGAGGGCGGAGCGGAGCCGGGCCGACACGTCGGGCGCGTCCCCGCCGAGGGTGAGGGCGAGCAGCGCGCGCATCGCGTCGCCCAGCCCGGCGACGAAGAGCGCGAAGTCGACGCCGCCCTCGGCCAGCCGCGCGACCTGCGCGAACACGTCGCCCGCGCGGCGTTCGGCGACGAGGTCGAGCACGGCGACGTACTCGTCTTCGGGTACGAGGCCGAGCGCGTCGCGCACGCGCTCGGCGGTGACGCGCGCGTCGGCGCCTAACGAAAGGACCTGGTCGGTGAGCGAGAGCGCGTCGCGGAGCCCGCCGTCGGCCGCGCGGGCGATCGCGCCCAGCGCGTCGGCTTCGAAGGGGACGTGTTCGGCGTCGAGTACCGCGGCGAGGCGGGCGCGGATCTCCCCCGGCCCGATCCGCTTCAGGTCGAAACGCTGCAGCCGGCTCAGGATCGGCGCGGCCGCCTGCGCGATCTTCTGCGGCTCGGTCGTGCAGAAGACGAAGACGACGCGCGGCGGCGGCTCCTCGAGCACCTTGAGGAGCGCGTTCCACGCCTCGCGCGTGAGCATGTGCGCCTCGTCGACGATGTAGACCTTGTAGCGGCCCTCGCCCGACGGCGCGTACATCGCGCGCTCGCGGAGGTCGCGCGCGTCGTCGACCGAGCGGTTGGACGCCGCGTCGATCTCGACGACGTCGAGCGACGAGGCGCCGCTCCAGATCCGGCGACAGCTCTCACACTCGCCGCACGGCTCGCCGTCCGGGTGCTCCGCGCGGCGCTCGCAGTTGAGGGCCATGGCGAGCACGCGCGCGAGTGTCGTCTTCCCGGTCCCCCGTGGGCCGCAGAGCAGATAGCCGTGCGCGACGCGGCCGCGCGCGATCGCTCCCTTGAGCGTGTTCGAGACGTGCGACTGCACGGCGACGTCGGCGAACGACCTGGGGCGGTACTTCCGGGCGAGGGCGAGCGACATGCGGGCGACGGGGGCGGGGGGCGCGCGGCGGCGGCGCGGCCGGGGTAATCTCGCGGCCGGCCGGAGGCGGTGCCAGCGCCGCCCGACCCCCGCGGCGCCGGTGTGGGTGCCGGTGCGACGTACCGTGTAGCGCGTCGACGTCGTCGCGGTGATTCAGACGGGCGGATCACCGGCGGCGACGGCCGCCCACCAGGCGGCGTAGGGCGTGTTCTTCGCCAGGTGCCGGTTCCAATCTGGAGCGCCATCGTCCCACCACACTGGCCCGCGTTCGCCGAGTGCGACCTTGGCGGCCTGAACGCCGGCACGCGCAGCCCTCAGCGCGCCCGTGTCCCCGAGCGCGAGTGCGTCGCGTACGCCGCGCCGCGCGTGCATGAGCGCGTGGACGAGCCGCTCGCGCTCGTCGGCCGCGAGCGCGGGATTGCTGCGGCGCCAGAGCCGTCCGCGGACGACAAAATAGCGTTCGTCCGGCGTGACCGGCGCCGCCGCCGACGGTGCGCGACCGGAGCGACGGGCGCTCACATGACGCAGCGGCACGGACGGAAACGCGAACCGGCCGGCGCGTCCGGGCGCGCGTGGGAACGCGTGTGCACTGGGACCGCGGCCGGCCGGATACTCCAGGTCTGACGGAGCAACGCAAGACACCACACGGCGCTGCTACCTGCGGGGTCCTGACGCGGTTAGCGGGCTTACGCCCTCCGGGACCTGGAGCACTGCTATGTATACCGGCCTGCCAACGTCGGGGCAAGCGCCTCCTCGAGCGCGCGCCGGACGACATCGCCGGCGCGCCGTGCGCCCGCGTCGTCGACGTCGAGGTGCGTGACTATGCGCACCCGCGACGGGGACCACACCGAGAGGCGGACGCCAGCCTCCGCGGCACGCTCGGCCACGTCGCCCGCGACCGGCGCGGGCAGGTCGACCATGACGATGTTGGTGTCCGGACGAACCACGGTTGCGCCGCCCGCGCCGTCGACCGCGTCGGCGATGGCCCGGGCGCGGGCGTGATCGTCGGCGAGGCCGGGGTAATGGTGGTCGAGCCCGTGGAGCGCGGCGGCCGCGAGGATCCCCACCTGCCGCATCCCGCCGCCCATGCGCTTGCGCACGACCCACGCGTCGCGCATCGCGGCCGCGCTCCCCGCGAGCACCGCCCCGACAGGCGCGCCGAGCCCTTTCGAGAAGGCGACCATGACCGTGTCGGCGTGGGCGGCGAACGCGGCGGGCTCCGCGTTGGTCGCGACGGCGGCGTTCCAGAGGCGCGCGCCGTCGAGGTGGAACGGCAGCCCGGCCGCGCGTGCGACCGCGGCGATCCCCCCGAGGGCGTCGGGCGTGGTGACGACGCCGCCCGCGCCGTTGTGCGTGTCCTCTGCGCAGACGAGCGAAGCGCGGGGCGCGTGCGGGGACGTCGGGCGGACGGCGGCCGAGAGCGCGGCGGCGTCGAAGACGAGGCGACCGGCGGCGGGGGGGACGGGGCGGATCTGCACGCCCGCGAGCGCGGCGAGCCCCGCGTGCTCCCAATGCACGAGATGCGCGCCGGCGTCGAGCAGCACCTCGGTGCCGCGCTCCGCGAGGAGCCAGACGGCGGCTTGGTTGGCCATCGTGCCGCTCGGGAAGAAGAGCGCGCGCTCCTTGCCGAGCAACTCACACGTTCGCGCTTCGAGGCGGCGGACGGTCGGGTCGCCGTCGAGGACGTCGTCGCCGACCTCCGCGTCGGCCATCGCACGGCGCATCGCCGGGGTGGGACGCGTGACGGTGTCGCTACGCAGGTCGACCAGGTCGGGGTACGTCATGCCCGAAAGCAAAGGGCGCCCACAAGGGGCGCCCCCGCGACGGACACGCGCCTTACGGGTTCTTCGGCGGGTTCACCGTCGGCACCTTCACCTCGGTCTTCTTCGTGCCGACCACCGGGCGGTCGACGACGAGCGTGTCCTTCTTGGTGCCGACGACCGGGGTGTTGATCGTGTCGGTCTTGGTCCCGACGGTCGGGGTGGTGACGGTCGTCGTGTTCGTGCCGACGCTCACGGCCGGCGTCTTGACCTGGTACTGCCCGTCGCCGGTCTTGCTGCACGCGCCGAGGACGGTGGCGGCGGCGACGGTCAGGGAAAACGCGAGTTTGCGCATAGAAAGCCTCCGGGGGCTGGACGGTGGTGATGCCGCTCCCCCGGGCAACCTCCGGGCCAACGGCTCAGTTGCCTTGCGGGCGCGCCACATTCCCGGGTGCTGCGCGGTCAGTCCTCGAGTACCGCCCGCTGCGAGCGCCGCACGTGCCGCAGCTCGAACACCTGCGCGACCTCGCCGCCGAGAATAAAGACGATCGACGCGTAATAGACCCAGAACACGACGATCACGAACGCGGCGAGCGTCCCCGTGTAGAGCGACCCCGGGTCGAACGAGCGCACGTAGACGGCGAACACCATCTTCGCCACCTCGAGCAGCACGCCCCCCAGGGTCGCGGCGAGGAGCGCGGTCTGCCACCGGATGCGCCGGTTAGGCAACGTCTTGTACAGGCCGAAGAACATCGCCGTAATGAACGAGAACGCGACCGCGCGCCCGGCCCAGTACTCGAGGCCGCCCATCACGTCCTGCCGGACGCCGAGGTTGATGAGCACGCGCACGCCGGACGACGTCGCGAGGCTGAGGTAGGCCGACAGGGCGGAGTAGGCGACGACGAGCACGGTCGAGACGACCGTGACCTGCACGTCGAACACCTTGCCGGCGACGATGCCGCGTTCCTGGTCGATGTCGAACACCGCGGCGAGCACCGACCGGAGCGAGCCGAAAAGACGCGTCGAGAACCAGACGAACGACACGGCCGACACGAGGCCGACGCGGCCGCGCGTACGGATCGCGTCGGCGATCACGTCGCGCAGGAGGCCGCTGCCGGAGCTGACGCCGCCGGGCAGCAGCCGGTCGAGCAGCACCGCGACCTGCGCCGCCGACGCGTCGGGGGTCTGCCCGAGCACGTACGCCACGCCCGTGATGAGCAGCAGCGCGAACGGCAGGGCCGCGAGCAGGATGTTGAAGGAGATCCCGCCGGCGAGGAAGAAGATGTCATCCTCGCCGGAGTTGTCCCAGACGCGGCGCGCGTAGTCGCCGAGCGTGCGACGAACGCGGACCCTGAGCGGCGCCCGCGCCTTCGGTCGGACCGCGGGCGCCGTCGTCAGCCTTCGAGGCCGTCGTCGTCGAGCGGTTCGTACCCGCCGGGCGCCACGCCGGCGCCGGCCTGGTAGGCGGCTTTCGTTTCGGCGATGCGGCGTTCGAGGTCGTCGCGCGCCTGGGCGGCCGCGACGCGCCCGGCTTCGACCGCGCGCTGGACCTGCCGCCGCTTGAGCTCGACCGCGTCGCGCGCGCGGTCCACGCGGTCGACCACGGCGGAACGGGCGCGGTCGATGCGCCCGTTCACCTCGGACGACACGTCGTCGACGAGCCCCTGCGCGCGGCGGCGGGCGTCGTCGCCGGCGTCCTGCGCGCGGCGCGCGAGCTGGCGGCGCGTGTCACGGCCCGACTGCGGCGCGAGCAGGAGTGCCGTCGCGGCCCCGAGCCCGAGGCCGAGCAGAAAGGAGCCGAGGCCGGCGCTATGCTTCTCGATGACGACGACGCGCTCGTCGTCGGGGACGTGGTGGCGCATGAAGGTCGAGGTGCGAGGCGCGGTCAGCCGGGCGCGGTCAGGACGACTTGCGGCCGCGGGCCGCGACCGGCGCCTTCGTGAGCTTGCCGACCGGGGACGGCGCGTCGTCGGGCAGGACGACCGGCGGCGGGAGCGGCGGCGCCGCCGGGGCGTCGGCGGAGGAGGCGACAACGTCCGCCGACTCCGTACTCCCGACACCGCGGCGTTCGAGGATGGCGAGCAGCTCCCCGCGCACCTCGGCCACCGTGAGTCCGGCCTCGCGCGCGGCGCGGTCGACGTCACCGCCCACGGCGGCGAGGGCCTTGACGACGATCTGCCGCCGCGCCTCGGGGAGGCTGTTGGGCCCGAGCGTCACGGTGATCGTCGCGCTCGCGTCGGCGGGGACGCGGTGCCGGCGCGAGACGAGGTCGTCGACCGTGATCTTCGGACCGCGGGCCATGATCACCGCCTTCTCGACCGCGTTGCGCAGCTCGCGCACGTTGCCCGGCCAGCTGTACGTGTTGACCCAGTCGAGCGCGGCGGCGTCGAAGCCGTCGAGCTGCTTGCCGTTGAGCTTGGCGAAGCGCTTGAGGAACTCCTGCGCGAGGATCTGGCGGTCGCTGCCGCGCTCGCGGAGCGGCGGCAGGTGGATGTCGACGACGGCGAGGCGGTAGAACAGGTCCTCGCGCAGCTCGCCGTCGGCGATCGCCTTCTCCATGTCCTTGTTGGTCGCCGCGACGATGCGGATGTCGACGGGGATCTCCTTCTTGCCGCCTAACCGCCGGACCATCCGCGACTCGAGCGCGCGCAGGAGCTTGACCTGGATGTCGGGCGCCATCTCCGCGACCTCGTCGAGGAAGATCGTCCCGCCGGAGGCCATCTCGAACGCGCCCGGCTTTTCGTTGGTCGAGCCGGTGAACGCGCCCTTTTCGTGGCCGAACAGCTCGTTTTCGAGGATCTCCTTGGGGAGGGCCGCGCAGTTGAGGGCGAAGAACGGCCCCTTCGCGCGGTCGCTCTTCTTGTGCAGCGCGTGCGCGACGAGCTCCTTGCCGGTGCCGCTCTCGCCGAGGATGAGCACCGACGCCGTCGACGGGGCGACGCGCTCGATCATCTGGTAGACGGCCTGCATCGGCTCGCTCTGCCCGACCATCTCGCCGAAGCGCGTGTACGTCTCCAGCTTGGTCTCGAGCTCCTCGTTTTTCTGCTGGAGCTGCGCGCGCTCCAGCGCCTTCGGGATCAGCGCCTTGAGCTTGGCGAGGTTGATCGGCTTCTCGAGGAAGTCGTACGCCCCGTGCCGCATCGCCTCGACGGCGAGGTCGACCGAGCCCGCGCCCGTGATCATGATGACCTGGGCCTGGTGCTTGCGCTGGCGCAGCTCGGTGAGCAGCGACATGCCGTCGAGCTTGGGCATGTTCTGGTCGGCGAGTACCACCGCGTACGCGTCCCCGCCCGGGCCGGTGAGCAGGTCGAGCGCCTTCTGCCCGTCCACCGCGCTGTCCACCGTGTAGCCTTCGGCTTCCAGGATCGCGGTGAGCGGGACGACCGACTTCTGCTCGTCGTCGGCGATGAGGAGTTTGGGCGACATGGCCGAAGAATAACCGATAAGGGGCCGCCGGCGCGCGCCCGACTCGAAGTAGTTCGGGTGCTACGCCGCGCTACGCAGACGGGAAGATCAGCGCACGCGCAACGACGCCCGTTCCGATCCGGATCCCCGCACGGGCCCACGCCTCTATGACGTCGCCGCCGACGACCATGCCGTCGTCGGGCTCGACTGCAAGCGTGGGTTCTGCGCCGCCGGTGACGACGCAGCGGCGGTGGGCCGCGGGCCCCGCCGTGGCGGTCATGATCACGACGGCCACGGCGGCGCGTACGGCCGCGGCCGGCGCGCCGGTGCGCGCGCGCGCGGCGTCGCCCCCGAGCGCGAGCGACCCGCCGCGCGCCCGCACGCCCGGCGCGAGCAGCGCGACGACCTGCTCGGCCGTCTCGCGCACGTCGCACGTGTCACCCGCGGGCGCGCGTCCGAGCGCGACGAGGGCGCGGACCATCGCGACGACCTCCTCGTGCGACTCGACGGCGGCGGCCGCGAACGGCGCGACGCGTGCCGCGTCGCCGCCCGGCACCGCCCGGAGCCGCGCGACTTCGAGGTTCATCGCGACCCCGTTGAGCGCGTTGTTGAGTTCGTGCGTCGCGCGGCGCACGAGCTCTTCGTACGCGAGGTGCCAGAGTGCGACCAACTCCGGGTCGGCGCCTCCGTGAGCGCCGGCGCCTCCGGCCACGCGCGCCGCCGACGTCAGTCGCTCAGGTCCGCGTCGTCCGGCGCGGCCTCGACGGCCGGCCGGCCGCCGACGGGCAGCTGCCGGTGCAGGTGCGGCGCCTTGACGAACCGATCGACGTACGGCCTGGTGTCGCCGACCGCGAGCTGCGTGAAGAGGAACGAGAACTTCTCGTCGTACGTCGCCGCCATCTGGGCCTTCACGTCCGCCGGCAGGTCCCACAGCCGGCGCTTGAACGGGCCGATCGCCTTCTTGCGCGCCTTGTAGTAGAACTGGTCGTCGGTGTCCGTCGGCTTGCGCTCGTCCTTCGCGTTCGCGTCGAGCCACGCGTAGATCTCCCGCCGGAGGTCTGCCGGCAGGTGGTCGTACAGCATGTTCTGGAAGTTCGTCGCGAGGTGGATCTCCGCCGTCTCGACCGTCGGGAACTGGTGGAACTCGGAGTCGGGGAGTGTGGACGCGCCGTGCTGCACCGCGCCGGCCATCCCGTACTCGCGCCGCGCGACCTCGCCGAGGTCGCGGAGCACGTTGAGGTCGAGGTTGACCGCGGCGATCGAGCCGTCGGCGAGCACGGTGCCGCCGTGCGACGTGCCGCTCTGCACCGAGATCTTCGCGAGCCCCGGCGTCCCCGGCGCGACCTCCGAGAGCACCTGGTTGAAGCCCTTCATGTAGGCGTGCAGCTCCTCGGGCGTCGAGTTCTGCGTCCCCACCTCGCCGATCTCGCCGCCTAACGAGATCGTCACCCCGGCCGGCTGCAGCGACCGGACGTGCCGCGCGAGGTCGACGGCGGTCTCGTAGTTCAGGCGCTGCTGCTCGTCGAGCGACTGGTACGACAGGTCGACGAGCGTCGACGTGTCGATGTCGATGTTGTAGAAGCCGGCGTGCACGGCCTCGGTCGCGAGCTGCTTCACGCCGTCGACCTCGGTCTTCGGGTCGACGGCGAACTTCTTCGCGTTGACCTGGAAGTGGTCGCCCTGGATGAAGAGCGGCCCGCGGAACCCCTCGCGCAGCGCCGCCGCGATGAGGACCGAGACGTACTCGGCGGGGCGCTGGTCGGTGTAGGCGATCTCGGAGCGCGCGATCTCGAGGATGAACGCGCCGGCGTTCATCTTCACCGCGGTGCGGAAGATCGCGCGCGCCGTGTCGTACGTGGCCGCGCGCACGTTGATCGCCGGCACCGTGAAGCCGTGCACCTCGCCGCGGCCGCGCGCCAGGTACAACTCGTAGATCGACGCGGGGCGGACGCCGACCGCCTGCCCGATCTCCCAGAGGAGCCAGCGCGCATACTCGCGCTCCTGCCCCTCGGCGAACACCGCCGCGCGCACGAGCGGGTCGAGGCGGTCGCTGGCGAGCACCGACGGGTCCGTGACGGTGACGTGCCCGTCGCGGACCGTGACGGCGCCGGGGAAGTAGTCCGCCTCGGGGGAGGCCGCCTCGGGGGCGATCTGGGTGGTCATGGTTGAAAATGACGAGAGTGAACGCGGGGCCGAACCCGGTCCCGCAATTTCGGCCGATCGTGCGGGCGATGCTAGCCGCGCGGTGCGTTGCTACACGCGCCGCTTCGGGTCGGCCTTCGGCAGCTGTTCGAATTCCGCGCGCGCCTGCTCGAACCCGGGGCGGCCGATCATCCCGTAGGTGAAGTGCTTGCCGAGCTCCACGCCGGGCTGGTTGAACGCGTCGATGCCGTAGAACTCGCCGGAGTACGCGGTCGCCGCCTCGAGCAGGAACATCAGCCCGCCGACGTGCCACGCGTCGACCGCGTCGAGTGTGATCGTCATGTTCGGCCGTCCGCGCGTCGCGAGCGCGCCGGCCGTCGCGCGCCGCTCGACGTCGAGCAGCTCGCCGAGCGTGTGCCCGGCGAGGTAGGCGAGGTCGGGGACCTCCTTGTACAGGTCGGGGATCCGGCCGCGGTCGGTCCGCCCCTCGACGGCGACGAGGGTGATCGTCTTGTCGGCCGGCCCTTCCATGAAGAGCTGCACCTGCGCGTGCTGGTCGGTGGTCCCCAGCGCGGGGACGGCGGTCGGGCCGACGTGGGTGCCGTCGGGGCGGATCTTGCCTAACGATTCGTCCCAGAGCTGCACGAACCAGGCGGCGAAGTCGCGGAGCGGGTCGGCGTAGGGCATGAACACCTGCACCGGCTTGCCGTGCGCGCTCGCGGCGAGGTACTGGAGCGCGGCGTAGACGCCGCCGGGGTTCGCGGCGAGGTCGGGCGTGTCGCAGCGGCGGCGCATGTCGGCCGCGCCCGCGAGGAGGCCGGCGACGTCGACGCCGAGCAGCGCGGCGGGGAGCAGGCCGACGGGCGTGAGCACCGAGAAGCGCCCGCCGACGTTGGGCGGGATGTCGAGCGCGGCGAGGCCCTCCGCCTTCGCGATCGGGCGGAGCGAGCCCTTTTCCGGGTCGGTGACGAACACTAGGTGCTCCTTCGCCCGGTCGCCTAACGCGGCGTCGAGCGCGGCGCGGACGAGCAGGTACTGCGCCATCGTCTCGGCCGTGCCGCCCGACTTGGAGATCACGAGCACGACCGTGCGCGCGAGGTCCAGGCGGTCGAGCGTGACCGTGATTGTGTCGGGGTCGACGTTGTCGAGCACGTGCAGCCGCGGGTAGCCGTCGCGCTCGGCGTCGGAGAGCGTGTTCCACGCCGGCGGGCGGAGCGCGGTGCGGAGCGCGATCGGGCCGAGCGCCGAGCCGCCGATGCCCAGGAGCAGCACGTCGGTGTATCGGCCGCGGGCCTGCTCGGCGAAGGTCGTCGTCTGCGCGAGGAGGGCCGTGTCTTCGGGCAGGTCGAGGAAGCCGAGCTCGCCGCGGGCGCGCTTGGCCTCGACGGCGGCGTGGGCATCGCGGAACCGGGCGGTGATCTCCGTCCACTCGGCGTCGGTGACCGAGCCGGGGAGGAACATGTTCGTGTAGTCGAGCGAGATCGACATGGCGGCGGAGGTTCGCGTGAATGGGTTGGGACAGCAGGTGTCATCCTGAGCGCAGCGAAGGATCGCCTTCACGACTGACGAATGTCGCAGTCGAGTCGGGTGAGCGGGGTCTCCGGGACAGCGATCCTCCGCCTGCGCTGCGCTCCGGCTCAGGATGACATACGGCAGCAAGCGTCGCGCCGAGTTGTCCGCCCCCGCCCCACCTCACACCTCGACCACGAGCCCGTCGTACGCCGGCCGCACGTCGGGCGGCAGTTCGTCCTCGAGGCTCGCGTGCGACGTGTGATGCGTGAGGTGGGTCAGGTAGGTCCGCGCGGCCCCGACACGCCGCGCGGCCTCGACGGCCTCCGAGATGCTCAGGTGCGTCGGGTGCGGGCGGTGGAAGAGGGCGTTGAGCACGAGCACGCGCACGCCGCGCAGGACGCGGACGGCGTCGTCGGGGAGGACCTTGGCGTCGGTCACGTAGCCTAACGGGCCGATGCGGTAGCCGAAGACGCGCGCGTGCCCGTGCGGCACGACGACGGGCGTCACCGCCTCGCCCGCGACCTCGGCCGGCACCCAGGGTTCGAGGAGCTTCAGGTGCCCTTCGGGCTTGTAGGTGCCCGGGAGCGCCTTCATCGCGTCGTCGAAGATGTAGGCGAACTTGCGCACGAGCCCCGCCGCCGTTTCCGCGGACGCGTAGGCGGGCACGGCGCGCCCGGTCGCCGCGCTGAACGCGCGCAGGTCGTCGATCCCGTGCGTGTGATCCGCGTGGTCGTGCGTGAACAGCACCGCGTCGACCGCACCGACGCCGGCCGCGACGAGCTGCAGGCGCAGTTCGGGCGGCGTGTCGATGAGGATGCGGCGCCCCGCGTCGGTCTCGACGAGGGCGCCGACCCGCGAGCGGCGGTCGCGCGGGTCGGGCGAGTGGCAGACCGCGCAGCCGCAGCCGATCTGCGGGATGCCGAAGCTCGTGCCCGTGCCGAGGAAGGTGAGCCGCACGCGCCGCGGCGTCCCGCGGTCGTTAGGCCGTCGCGCCGGCGGCCGGGGCCGCGGTCGCGGTCGCGTCGGCCGGGACCGTCTCGACCTTCAGCGTGTTGGTCGTCCCGGGCACGTCGGGCACGCCGGCCGTGACGACGATGCGGTCGCCCGGGCTCGCGAGCTCGCGCCGCACGGCCGCCCCGATCCCGAGGTCGGCCATCGCCTCGTACGAGTCGACCGCCGCGACGACCTCCGGTACGGCGCCCCAGACGAGCGCGAGCTGGCGGGCCGTGCGCACGTCGTCGGTGAGCGCGAGGATCGGCACCGGCGGCCGGTGCGCGGCGACGATCCGCGCCGTGAACCCGCTCTTGGTGAAGAC
The Gemmatimonadetes bacterium T265 genome window above contains:
- a CDS encoding threonine aldolase, yielding MLSGMTYPDLVDLRSDTVTRPTPAMRRAMADAEVGDDVLDGDPTVRRLEARTCELLGKERALFFPSGTMANQAAVWLLAERGTEVLLDAGAHLVHWEHAGLAALAGVQIRPVPPAAGRLVFDAAALSAAVRPTSPHAPRASLVCAEDTHNGAGGVVTTPDALGGIAAVARAAGLPFHLDGARLWNAAVATNAEPAAFAAHADTVMVAFSKGLGAPVGAVLAGSAAAMRDAWVVRKRMGGGMRQVGILAAAALHGLDHHYPGLADDHARARAIADAVDGAGGATVVRPDTNIVMVDLPAPVAGDVAERAAEAGVRLSVWSPSRVRIVTHLDVDDAGARRAGDVVRRALEEALAPTLAGRYT
- a CDS encoding sigma-54-dependent Fis family transcriptional regulator, translated to MSPKLLIADDEQKSVVPLTAILEAEGYTVDSAVDGQKALDLLTGPGGDAYAVVLADQNMPKLDGMSLLTELRQRKHQAQVIMITGAGSVDLAVEAMRHGAYDFLEKPINLAKLKALIPKALERAQLQQKNEELETKLETYTRFGEMVGQSEPMQAVYQMIERVAPSTASVLILGESGTGKELVAHALHKKSDRAKGPFFALNCAALPKEILENELFGHEKGAFTGSTNEKPGAFEMASGGTIFLDEVAEMAPDIQVKLLRALESRMVRRLGGKKEIPVDIRIVAATNKDMEKAIADGELREDLFYRLAVVDIHLPPLRERGSDRQILAQEFLKRFAKLNGKQLDGFDAAALDWVNTYSWPGNVRELRNAVEKAVIMARGPKITVDDLVSRRHRVPADASATITVTLGPNSLPEARRQIVVKALAAVGGDVDRAAREAGLTVAEVRGELLAILERRGVGSTESADVVASSADAPAAPPLPPPVVLPDDAPSPVGKLTKAPVAARGRKSS
- a CDS encoding aldolase, which codes for MTTQIAPEAASPEADYFPGAVTVRDGHVTVTDPSVLASDRLDPLVRAAVFAEGQEREYARWLLWEIGQAVGVRPASIYELYLARGRGEVHGFTVPAINVRAATYDTARAIFRTAVKMNAGAFILEIARSEIAYTDQRPAEYVSVLIAAALREGFRGPLFIQGDHFQVNAKKFAVDPKTEVDGVKQLATEAVHAGFYNIDIDTSTLVDLSYQSLDEQQRLNYETAVDLARHVRSLQPAGVTISLGGEIGEVGTQNSTPEELHAYMKGFNQVLSEVAPGTPGLAKISVQSGTSHGGTVLADGSIAAVNLDLNVLRDLGEVARREYGMAGAVQHGASTLPDSEFHQFPTVETAEIHLATNFQNMLYDHLPADLRREIYAWLDANAKDERKPTDTDDQFYYKARKKAIGPFKRRLWDLPADVKAQMAATYDEKFSFLFTQLAVGDTRPYVDRFVKAPHLHRQLPVGGRPAVEAAPDDADLSD
- the pgi gene encoding glucose-6-phosphate isomerase, with amino-acid sequence MSISLDYTNMFLPGSVTDAEWTEITARFRDAHAAVEAKRARGELGFLDLPEDTALLAQTTTFAEQARGRYTDVLLLGIGGSALGPIALRTALRPPAWNTLSDAERDGYPRLHVLDNVDPDTITVTLDRLDLARTVVLVISKSGGTAETMAQYLLVRAALDAALGDRAKEHLVFVTDPEKGSLRPIAKAEGLAALDIPPNVGGRFSVLTPVGLLPAALLGVDVAGLLAGAADMRRRCDTPDLAANPGGVYAALQYLAASAHGKPVQVFMPYADPLRDFAAWFVQLWDESLGKIRPDGTHVGPTAVPALGTTDQHAQVQLFMEGPADKTITLVAVEGRTDRGRIPDLYKEVPDLAYLAGHTLGELLDVERRATAGALATRGRPNMTITLDAVDAWHVGGLMFLLEAATAYSGEFYGIDAFNQPGVELGKHFTYGMIGRPGFEQARAEFEQLPKADPKRRV
- a CDS encoding MBL fold metallo-hydrolase encodes the protein MRLTFLGTGTSFGIPQIGCGCAVCHSPDPRDRRSRVGALVETDAGRRILIDTPPELRLQLVAAGVGAVDAVLFTHDHADHTHGIDDLRAFSAATGRAVPAYASAETAAGLVRKFAYIFDDAMKALPGTYKPEGHLKLLEPWVPAEVAGEAVTPVVVPHGHARVFGYRIGPLGYVTDAKVLPDDAVRVLRGVRVLVLNALFHRPHPTHLSISEAVEAARRVGAARTYLTHLTHHTSHASLEDELPPDVRPAYDGLVVEV